The following coding sequences are from one Schizosaccharomyces osmophilus chromosome 1, complete sequence window:
- the mpi1 gene encoding mannose-6-phosphate isomerase Mpi1: MYRLKCQVMEYDWGRVGHDSLAAQFAKHGSGFEVDEEKPYAELWMGSYHSCPSIVIQTGETLDKILTPETMGHKIYEKYGNQLPFLFKVLSINKVLSLQAHPDKTLAKELHANDPENYKDDNHKPEMALALTQFQGLCGFRQGEQIVSFLKNIPPLREFVGEEAAVEFENEYKKNEKDALRKLFNVLMNNDNDKLEKYAPKLVQFAKDTDQDFGGKSFGGHDLSALILRLNSQYPNDIGLFITLILNHVNLQPGESIFLRALDPHAYIAGNIIECMASSDNVIRSGFTSKFKDKGTLIKNLTYETGTADEQLTRPVPFPKAHGSGKTVVYKPPIEEFNILQTTLAPEQSQTIRDIHGPSILIVVEGNGLLKGENGDVASISPGFVFFISANYPLTVSSSCKNLVVYQAYCE; the protein is encoded by the exons ATGTATCGCCTAAAATGTCAAGTAATGGAATACGACTGGGGCAGGGTTGGACATGACTCCTTAGCCGCCCAGTTTGCTAAGCATGGAAGTGGGTTTGAAGTTGACGAAGAGAAGCCATATGCAGAG TTATGGATGGGCTCTTATCATTCTTGTCCTTCAATCGTGATCCAGACTGGCGAAACTCTTGATAAAATATTGACACCAGAAACCATGGGACAcaaaatttatgaaaaatatgGTAACcaacttccttttttgttcaagGTCCTTTCTATAAATAAGGTGCTTTCATTGCAAGCTCACCCTGACAAAACACttgcaaaagaattgcATGCCAATGACCCAGAAAATTACAAGGACGATAATCACAAGCCTGAAATGGCGCTTGCTTTGACACAATTCCAAGGTCTCTGTGGATTCCGCCAAGGCGAGCAAATTGTTTCGTTCTTAAAGAATATCCCTCCTTTGCGCGAATTTGTTGGAGAAGAGGCTGCTGtggaatttgaaaatgaatacaAGAAGAACGAGAAGGATGCTCTTCGTAAATTATTCAATGTTTTGATGAATAATGATAATGATAAACTCGAAAAGTATGCCCCTAAACTTGTTCAATTTGCCAAGGATACTGATCAGGACTTTGGAGGAAAGTCGTTCGGTGGTCATGACTTGAGTGCATTAATCCTTCGTCTCAACAGCCAATATCCCAATGATATTGGTCTTTTTATTACGCTTATTTTGAACCACGTGAATTTACAACCTGGAGAATCCATCTTCCTTCGTGCATTGGATCCTCATGCGTACATTGCTGGTAACATTATAGAATGTATGGCTTCGAGTGACAACGTCATTCGTTCAGGATTTACTTCCAAATTCAAGGATAAGGGTACCTTGATCAAAAATCTGACTTATGAAACCGGTACTGCTGACGAACAACTTACACGCCCCGTTCCATTTCCAAAAGCTCATGGAAGCGGTAAAACAGTCGTTTACAAACCTCCTATTGAAGAATTCAATATTTTACAAACTACCCTTGCTCCTGAACAAAGCCAAACCATCCGCGACATTCATGGTCCTAGCATTCTCATCGTTGTAGAAGGAAACGGTCTCCTTAAAGGTGAAAACGGAGATGTCGCTTCCATCTCCCCTGGTTTtgtgttttttatttctgcCAACTATCCGTTAACTGTCTCCTCATCTTGCAAAAATTTAGTAGTCTACCAAGCATATTGTGAGTGA
- the psu2 gene encoding cell wall beta-glucosidase Psu2: MLFSKLLVSAISLVPLASAVPVGNVQGHRHHNQTAIKRDGGGFQDGVYDCSHFPEDQDGVVKLDYLGFGGWTGVQKNDGTFGTASTCQENTYCSYACKPGMSKTQWPSSQPSNGESVGGLICKNGKLHKTQQNSNNLCEGGSGNAYVKNTLGSNVAICRTDYPGTENMNVPTDIGAGSQQPLSVVDEDNYYNWGNKKTSAQYYVNKSGRSAQDVCVWGNEGDDFGNWAPLNFGSGLTDGKIWLSMSKNPLNSQSNVDYKISIKADGGTLSNDCKYENGSFHGSGATSDGCTVSVTGGGAYFELSN; encoded by the coding sequence atgcttttcaGTAAATTACTTGTATCTGCCATTTCTCTCGTTCCTTTGGCTTCAGCTGTTCCAGTAGGAAATGTCCAAGGCCACCGTCACCACAATCAGACCGCTATTAAAAGAGATGGTGGTGGATTCCAAGACGGTGTCTACGACTGCTCCCATTTCCCTGAGGACCAAGATGGTGTTGTTAAGCTTGACTACTTAGGCTTCGGCGGATGGACCGGCGTTCAAAAGAACGACGGTACATTTGGTACTGCTTCCACTTGCCAAGAGAACACTTATTGCTCTTACGCTTGCAAGCCTGGTATGTCCAAGACCCAATGGCCTTCTAGCCAACCTTCAAACGGTGAATCTGTCGGTGGTTTGATTTGTAAGAATGGCAAACTTCACAAGACCCAACAGAACTCCAACAACCTTTGCGAAGGTGGTAGTGGCAATGCCTATGTCAAGAATACCTTGGGCTCTAACGTTGCCATTTGCCGTACTGACTACCCCGGTACTGAAAACATGAACGTTCCTACCGACATTGGCGCTGGTTCTCAGCAACCCCTTTCTGTTGTCGACGAAGACAACTACTACAACTGGGGCAACAAGAAGACTTCTGCTCAATACTACGTTAACAAGTCTGGTAGATCTGCCCAAGACGTCTGTGTCTGGGGCAACGAAGGAGATGACTTTGGAAACTGGGCTCCTTTGAACTTCGGTTCTGGCTTAACCGATGGCAAGATCTGGTTATCCATGTCCAAGAACCCCTTGAACTCCCAGTCTAATGTTGACTACAAGATCTCCATCAAGGCTGATGGTGGTACTCTTAGCAACGACTGCAAATACGAAAATGGTTCTTTCCATGGAAGTGGTGCTACTTCTGATGGTTGTACTGTTTCCGTCACTGGCGGTGGTGCTTACTTTGAATTGTCAAACTAA
- the pop1 gene encoding cullin 1 adaptor protein Pop1 encodes MEIWNSKTYSSAEFDDLAIQVSNPSTAKTITRTPSVESMSIPSFDNVHAEVEDARQDPSNHFEDSPTVPLQICVASNEKVWTFTENPDFSDDENLKALEKVLGDSGTADINRIQFPNPKPIKRPAGSQTTHAAHKKRAIPSFSLENCNSFHQNLCDKAESSCPFKEAPGSPMYISQQSSSASTIADDEARMESSSSVQSLRAEGTSMSSQTFLSVEPNSNSYKNPNVFLKEKSKELDSVLHLDNIINTFESLPQPVQHYLLSHLLKKSSKHALQMISEFLTPVFKKDLLSNFPPEISRIVLSYLDASSLCAVSKVCRSWSRMVSHNDEFWKNLFIREGFYWDSYDDQIKTLCLKNSLSSCNTMKKIYLRHYQLRKRWMDAPKRIKHYSFPVHGVDLITKVQFDDEKIVVSTCSPNINVYSTKTGALIRSLEEHEGQVWTFEYIGDTLVTGSTDRTIRVWDLRTGECKQVFHGHRSTIRCIKIVCKNNINADNFAKEENNNNSASLMPPYIVSSSRDCTIRLWRLPDLNDPPFMNQQENEHSPTSTNPYYLRTLRGHTDSIREVACEGDTIVSASYDGTVRIWRASTGDCLHILRGHLGRVYSVAIDSAGKHCMSAGLDAKIRIWDIETGALVRTLNGHSSLVSQVTLKNDYLVSASASPDNSLRVWDTKSGKCLCVLKCPIGHIFFQHDENKIISGSKNKLQLWDIRSGKLVRDLLTELDSIWQVGYNENICVAAVLRDNRFWIDVLDFAASSSSS; translated from the coding sequence ATGGAGATTTggaattcaaaaacatattCTTCTGCTGAGTTTGATGATTTAGCTATCCAAGTTTCCAATCCTTCGACAGCGAAAACTATAACACGAACACCCTCTGTAGAGTCAATGAGcattccttcttttgataatGTACATGCAGAGGTAGAAGATGCTCGCCAAGACCCTAGTAATCATTTTGAAGATTCTCCAACAGTTCCTCTGCAGATTTGCGTAGCTTCCAATGAAAAAGTCTGGACTTTCACAGAAAACCCAGATTTTTCAGATGATGAAAACTTGAAAGCTCTCGAAAAGGTGTTAGGGGACTCTGGTACTGCTGATATAAATCGCATCCAGTTTCCGAACCCCAAACCGATTAAACGACCAGCAGGGTCCCAAACAACCCACGCGGCTCATAAAAAACGTGCTAttccatctttttctttagaaaaCTGTAATTCTTTTCACCAAAACCTCTGCGACAAAGCAGAAAGTTCTTGTCCTTTCAAGGAGGCCCCGGGTTCTCCCATGTATATTAGCCAACAATCCTCAAGTGCTTCTACTATTGCAGATGATGAAGCTCGGATGGAAAGTAGCTCTTCCGTGCAATCTTTACGCGCTGAGGGTACTTCTATGTCTTCTCAAACCTTTTTGTCCGTTGAGCCAAACTCAAATTCCTATAAAAACCCCAATGTATTCcttaaagagaaaagcaaagaactTGATTCCGTTTTACACCTTGATAATATTATCAATACCTTTGAATCACTCCCCCAACCCGTTCAACACTACTTACTCTCtcatcttttgaagaagtcGAGCAAGCATGCTCTACAAATGATTTCAGAATTTTTGACTCcagttttcaaaaaggatttgCTTTCAAATTTCCCTCCCGAGATCAGTCGTATTGTACTCAGCTACCTGGatgcttcttctctttgTGCCGTTTCCAAAGTTTGTCGGAGCTGGTCTCGAATGGTGTCTCACAACGAtgaattttggaaaaatctATTTATTCGAGAAGGTTTTTATTGGGACTCTTATGATGATCAAATTAAAACCctttgtttgaaaaattctCTCTCCAGTTGTAATACCATGAAGAAAATCTACTTACGACACTACCAACTTCGGAAACGCTGGATGGACGctccaaaaagaattaaacaCTATTCCTTTCCCGTGCATGGTGTTGATCTGATTACAAAAGTTCAGTTCGAcgatgaaaaaattgttgtGAGCACATGCAGCCCGAACATTAACGTGTATAGCACAAAAACGGGTGCCTTGATCCGAAGCTTAGAGGAACACGAAGGTCAAGTCTGGACATTTGAATATATTGGGGATACTTTGGTTACTGGCTCAACCGATAGGACTATACGTGTATGGGATTTGCGTACGGGagaatgtaaacaagtATTCCATGGACATAGATCCACCATTCGTTGCATTAAAATTGTTTgcaaaaataatataaatgCCGATAATTTTGCTAAAGAGGAAAACAATAATAATTCTGCTTCATTAATGCCGCCCTATATAGTATCTAGTTCTCGTGATTGCACAATTCGTCTATGGAGACTACCCGACCTTAATGATCCCCCTTTTATGAACcaacaagaaaatgaacattCTCCTACTTCAACTAATCCTTATTATTTACGAACACTTAGGGGTCATACAGATTCTATCAGAGAAGTAGCTTGCGAAGGCGATACTATTGTAAGTGCAAGTTATGATGGCACAGTGCGCATTTGGAGAGCATCGACCGGTGACTGTCTGCATATTTTGCGTGGACATCTCGGTCGAGTCTATAGTGTTGCCATCGATAGTGCTGGGAAACACTGTATGAGTGCCGGTCTTGATGCTAAAATACGAATCTGGGATATAGAAACAGGTGCACTAGTACGGACTCTCAATGGACATTCAAGTTTGGTTAGTCAAGTAACTTTGAAAAACGATTATCTTGTCTCTGCTTCAGCTTCTCCGGACAATTCATTGCGAGTTTGGGATACAAAATCTGGGAAATGTCTCTGCGTTTTAAAATGTCCGATTGGTCATATATTCTTCCAGCATGACGAAAATAAGATTATAAGTGGTAGTAAAAATAAGCTACAATTGTGGGATATTCGAAGTGGTAAATTGGTTCGTGATTTACTGACAGAACTGGACTCAATATGGCAAGTTGGTTACAATGAGAATATCTGTGTAGCCGCTGTGTTACGGGATAATCGGTTTTGGATCGATGTGTTAGACTTTGCTGCATCATCTAGTTCCTCCTGA
- the hop1 gene encoding linear element associated protein Hop1, with protein MESIREEATPDDILNLKELFLLAVSMICYSRNCFHRNVYQTIESLQDALCEKKDALLPTIPIVRIREGIDSYADEFLENIKLYINPFILSKTQFTTYLVFSTKGLRESNIETEHIDKVYAFEMNLDGRLFNYDIEKSVKPFFRQLLQDLQFETEAEDSSSEMKCIQIMTQTDTVSLNRTKLDSRLTLEEDETVKSIVCTHTANLKNLTSITASGDSLVVLQNEENQNDDDTSIGDDMMEKEIDDVEVPITASQVKIDSELEAFLQPPWNTQPIELTQPLEPELEEIDRQPETSLPSTGLREIKNQNTDLRKGDIPTAKPKAIPTKKMQDEANRISCECGDNSEELDMFECDSCNGWIHCCCYGFESDSDPRQPSTLLCYTCLLSESEPQLYERMTVLTAYRRAIQFSWVFGYEGTQKLAKRLNCNLTDARRIESRMINEGILNNEKGKKSNAQIVKTSEMVDYLKDKYFSPSRWIAHLNFKNYRRENRPVYMKSFLSLPVGKVTNSRRKRIKLTNDDGSSSMKPLRI; from the exons atggaatcAATAAGAGAAGAAGCTACACCAGATGATATTTTAAACTTGAAAGAGTTGTTTTTACTTGCAGTTTCTATGATCTGCTATTCAAG gaattgtttCCATAGAAATGTTTATCAAACAATTGAATCTTTGCAGGATGCTTTatgtgaaaagaaagacgcGCTTTTGCCTACGATTCCTATTGTACGTATTCGAGAAGGAATTGACTCATATGCAGACgaatttttagaaaacaTT AAACTATATATCaatccttttattttatcgAAGACTCAGTTCACGACCTACCTTGTGTTTTCTACCAAGGGGCTACGGGAATCAAACATTGAAACAGAACATATTGACAAAGtttatgcttttgaaatgaatttagATGGAAGATTGTTTAACTATGACATCGAAAAATCTGtaaaaccattttttaGACAACTCTTACAGGACTTACAATTCGAGACCGAAGCAGAAG ATTCAAGCtcagaaatgaaatgtatTCAAATTATGACTCAAACAGATACCGTTTCTTTGAATCGAACGAAATTGGACTCTCGTTTAACCCtcgaagaagatgaaaccGTTAAATCCATTGTGTGTACCCATACCGCAAACCTAAAAAACCTCACATCGATCACAGCAAGCGGAGATTC TCTCGTTGTCTtacaaaatgaagaaaaccaGAATGACGACGATACGAGCATTGGTGATGATATgatggaaaaggaaatcgATGACGTTGAAGTCCCAATTACCGCTTCGCAGGTGAAGATTGATTCTGAATTGGAGGCATTTTTGCAACCACCGTGGAATACTCAACCTATAGAATTAACTCAGCCTTTGGAGCCcgaattggaagaaattgatAGACAACCCGAAACAAGTCTTCCAAGTACTGGTCTACGAGAGattaaaaatcaaaatacTGATCTAAGAAAAGGAGATATTCCTACAGCTAAACCAAAGGCAATACCTACAAAAAAGATGCAGGATGAAGCAAACCGTATAAGCTGCGAATGTGGTGACAATAGTGAAGAGTTGGATATG TTTGAATGCGATTCTTGTAACGGATGGATTCATTGCTGCTGCTATGGGTTTGAGAGTGACAGTGATCCTCGCCAGCCCAGCACTCTACTTTGTTATACTTGCCTTCTTAGTGAATCCGAGCCTCAATTATATGAAAGGATGACAGTGCTCACAGCTTATCGACGCGCAATTCAATTCTCTTGGGTTTTCGGTTACGAAGGAACGCAAAAACTAGCAAAGCGATTAA ATTGTAACCTTACAGATGCAAGAAGAATTGAGTCAAGGATGATTAATGAAGGAATCCtgaataatgaaaaaggaaaaaaaagcaatgctCAAATTGTCAAAACTTCTGAAATGGTCGACTATTTAAAAGACAAATACTTCTCTCCTTCGCGATGGATAGCTCACttaaattttaaaaattatcGCAGAGAGAACAGACCGGTATATATGAAGTCGTTCCTTTCTTTACCTGTTGGGAAAGTAACGAATTCGAGAAGAAAACGTATCAAACTTACAAACGACGATGGATCGTCGTCAATGAAACCGCTTCGAATATAA
- the ker1 gene encoding DNA-directed RNA polymerase I complex subunit Ker1, whose translation MATDCPPTIALRKTAKLSKDQSLSFLEGYVRKIEQFQDEKSGSESVLSQLTRVLMYLRGEDVPLLASNPVNDTPSTKEIVEETPSKSEETPSKKHGREEDMAAVSKEERKRLKKEQKKLARREKEESRKAGQEKEPQEDEDNQHDE comes from the coding sequence ATGGCTACAGATTGTCCTCCTACCATTGCCTTAAGAAAGACTGCCAAACTCAGCAAAGATCAATCACTCAGCTTTTTAGAGGGATACGTTCGAAAGATTGAGCAATTTCAAGATGAAAAGTCAGGAAGTGAAAGTGTTTTATCTCAATTGACTCGAGTTTTGATGTATTTGCGAGGTGAAGATGTTCCACTCCTTGCTAGCAATCCAGTCAACGATACTCCATCAACGAAAGAAATAGTTGAGGAAACACCTAGCAAATCAGAAGAAACACCTTCAAAAAAGCATGGCCGTGAAGAAGACATGGCTGCCGTATCGAAAGAGGAGCGGAAGCGTTTGAAGAAAGAGCAGAAAAAGTTAGCACgaagagagaaagaagaatctcGTAAAGCAGgccaagaaaaagaacccCAAGAGGATGAAGATAACCAACATGATGAGTaa
- the sct1 gene encoding glycerol-3-phosphate O-acyltransferase Sct1/Gpt1: MNYPFIYDTILWILSILIDFFFREVKTRGAFRVPRKGPVILVAAPHANQFVDPLILTLQLRREVNRRASTLVAAKSYRQKIIGIFSRAFGAIPVERAQDLAKRGKGKIFVVPDGDQSEIHGEGTEFTNHHLGDTIILPNNSGSTHIASIESDTLIRVKREFREEDAVRMLHSPEGCTYKVAPEVNQSIVFDKVRKRLVEGACIAIFPEGGSHDRPEMLPLKAGVAIMALETLSQNPDCGLQIVSCGMNYFHPHRFRSRAVLEFGSPLSIPEEYVQLYKNGKRREAIQNVLDMIYGSLLSVTVQTPDYETLMVIQACRRLYKPAHVQLSLPKVVDLNRKLITGYNHFKNDPRVMRLHDRILFYNRQLYRLGIRDHQVQGLRYSRFLILYKLVYSCCKLFLLTLGALPGAILFSPVFIAAKRISVRKAEEALRGSTVKIQGRDILATWKLLVALGMTPILYSFYALLCCYFIYSYKLIPHSSVFVYAIPLISSILFPMVTYAALRFGEVAVDIYKSIRPLFLALIPSKANAVYVLQHEREELVAEVTDVINTLGPELFPDFDVHRLVPERQEHPSRYTRRLSSSVESDVDNLSQLHETEMNQEALIPSQGDVYLYSPYPHELTSSTTDEELESGNKAYLIRKALRERMGLRMSQKNDSRDFTPDGVFSESDDQLSD; this comes from the exons atgaattatCCATTCATTTATGATACAATACTATGGATCCTGTCAA TattaattgattttttctttcgggAAGTTAAAACCAGAGGTGCTTTTCGTGTACCCAGAAAGGGACCTGTTATTCTCGTTGCTGCTCCTCATGCCAACCAG TTTGTTGATCCTTTGATATTAACGCTTCAATTACGACGAGAAGTGAATCGTCGAGCATCAACATTGGTTGCTGCGAAGAGCTATCGGCAAAAAATCATTGGTATATTTTCTAGAGCTTTCGGTGCAATTCCAGTCGAGCGTGCACAAGATTTAGCTAAGCGtggtaaaggaaaaatctTCGTTGTACCTGACGGAGACCAAAGCGAGATTCATGGGGAGGGCACGGAGTTTACAAATCATCATCTTGGAGACACCATTATACTTCCAAATAATTCTGGAAGCACGCATATAGCCTCCATTGAAAGCGATACTTTAATACGTGTTAAACGTGAGTTTCGTGAAGAAGATGCTGTGCGTATGCTCCACTCACCCGAGGGGTGCACTTACAAAGTGGCTCCTGAAGTTAATCAATCAATAGTATTTGATAAAGTTAGAAAACGCCTCGTTGAAGGTGCTTGTATTGCAATTTTCCCAGAAGGTGGCTCACATGACCGTCCTGAAATGCTTCCTCTGAAAGCAGGCGTTGCCATCATGGCACTTGAAACTCTCTCTCAAAATCCGGATTGCGGCCTTCAAATTGTCTCTTGTGGTATGAATTACTTCCATCCTCATCGCTTTCGTTCGCGAGCTGTTTTAGAGTTTGGTTCTCCCTTATCTATCCCTGAAGAGTATGTCCAGCTTTATAAAAATGGGAAACGCCGTGAGGCTATACAGAATGTGTTGGATATGATTTATGGCTCACTCTTGTCTGTAACTGTACAAACTCCCGATTATGAAACTTTGATGGTTATCCAAGCATGTCGCCGATTGTACAAGCCAGCTCACGTGCAGCTTTCATTGCCAAAAGTAGTCGACTTGAATCGTAAATTGATTACAGGATATAATCATTTTAAGAATGATCCCCGTGTAATGCGTTTGCATGATAGGATCCTGTTTTATAATCGACAGTTATACCGTTTGGGAATTCGCGATCATCAAGTCCAAGGCCTCCGCTACTCCCGTTTTTTAATTCTGTACAAACTAGTTTATAGCTGCTGTAAGCTCTTTTTGCTAACCCTTGGTGCTTTACCAGGAGCTATCCTTTTCTCTCCGGTCTTTATTGCTGCGAAACGAATAAGTGTTCGTAAAGCCGAAGAAGCTTTGAGGGGATCCACTGTTAAAATCCAAGGTCGGGATATTCTGGCAACCTGGAAGTTACTGGTCGCTTTGGGCATGACCCCCATCTTATACTCATTTTatgctttgctttgttgttattttatttactcGTACAAATTAATTCCGCATTCGAGtgtatttgtttatgcTATCCCTTTAATCTCGTCAATCTTGTTTCCTATGGTAACTTATGCGGCCTTGCGCTTTGGAGAAGTGGCTGTTGACATTTACAAGTCCATCCGACCCCTTTTCCTGGCCTTAATACCATCCAAAGCAAATGCTGTTTACGTTTTACAGCATGAACGAGAAGAACTTGTTGCTGAAGTTACAGACGTAATCAACACATTAGGACCTGAATTATTTCCAGATTTCGATGTTCATCGCCTGGTTCCAGAAAGACAAGAGCATCCGTCGAGGTATACTCGTCGTCTTAGTTCTTCTGTCGAATCCGATGTAGATAATTTATCCCAACTCCACGAAACAGAAATGAACCAAGAGGCCCTTATTCCGTCTCAGGGCGATGTATATCTATATTCACCTTATCCTCATGAATTGACGAGCTCAACGACAGATGAGGAATTAGAAAGCGGTAATAAGGCGTATCTCATCCGTAAAGCTTTGCGTGAGAGAATGGGACTGCGCATGAGCCAAAAAAATGACTCTCGAGATTTTACTCCGGATGGTGTCTTTAGTGAATCTGATGACCAGCTAAGTGACTAA
- the trs31 gene encoding TRAPP I, II and III complex subunit Trs31 produces the protein MQSHNKNLFKSSVSESLTSTAPLLSKNIYDQTLNRIRNAEVNLSCFAFLFSELIQRIQSQVSGIQEFEEKLNEHGYRVGQRLVELVIWRERNPRREIRILNILQYIHSTLWKYLFGRHADSLEKSKENEDEYMIVDNNPLFNKFISVPKEMSQLNCCAYLAGIVEGFLDSAQFPCKASAHTVPLAQHTQRTVILIKIHSSVLAREEIIG, from the exons ATGCAATCCCACAATAAAAACTTGTTTAAGAGTTCAGTGTCAGAGTCACTAACTTCAACGGCTCCACTGTTGAGTAAAAATATCTATGATCAGACTCTAAATCGAATCCGTAATGCTGAAGTAAACTTGtcttgttttgcttttttatttagtGAATTAATTCAAAGGATTCAGTCTCAAGTATCTGGTATtcaagaatttgaagaaaa aCTAAATGAACATGGATATCGAGTCGGACAAAGGTTGGTAGAGCTGGTAATTTGgagagaaagaaatccCAGACGTGAAATTCGAATACTGAACATTCTTCAATACATCCATTCTACGTTATGGAAATACCTTTTTGGACGACATGCAGactctttggaaaagtcaaaagagaatgaagaTGAAT ACATGATCGTTGACAACAACCCTTTATTCAACAAATTTATTTCAGTTCCTAAGGAAATGAGTCAGCTCAATTGTTGTGCTTATTTGGCAGGCATTGTAGAAGGCTTTCTGGACAGTGCGCAATTC cCTTGTAAAGCTTCCGCACATACTGTACCCCTCGCTCAACACACTCAAAGAACCGTTATCCTCATCAAAATTCACTCTTCTGTCTTGGCTAGGGAAGAAATTATTGGGTga